In Fusarium verticillioides 7600 chromosome 4, whole genome shotgun sequence, the following proteins share a genomic window:
- a CDS encoding Cu2+-exporting ATPase — protein sequence MGASCCGSQAEHVSAGLEDHGHTHTDHGIDSPSVEHDGSNEHEHGHTHAEGEDHGHEHGGCCDSHSDASSITSQASTCCGSEEHCSEKCIYAIAALECKKACDDNPDHEGSQDQPHEHDHGLHKTDTACGTHLEAAFNQYSSYLEQIRCICRSAIEQGMTSLETCCMSTRTTPTKKHRSKHAKKKAAPVIPAFKPSGAGSKQVDVENAANIETVGFLVSGMDCTSCADKLLRIFGSMTGVSNAQVNFVMGKGEFDVDASITNAGEVLSFVSGASGFMLSKIIGGNYYVDVLATTAQSKGLIDNPPLGVTDVQSLDKKTVRLSYEPTTIGARDLLESVKDNCNGLAEPRGDPQLENSRRRLWDQLTKTLLAAALTIPVAVVSWSENLVDKKTEGIVSLILGTLVQCIAIPEFYRPAISAVWYSRTVEMDMLVVVSITAAYVYSVVAFSFEMAGKPLDEGQFFETSTMLITLILVGRLIAAFARVQAVSAVSLRSKQNNIAVLVEKEGDREIDARLLQYGDVFKVLPHSRVPTDGVVLSGKTEVDESMLTGETLPIVKQKGSDLIAGTVNGDGTVTVQLTRLPGKNTVTDIAQLVEEAAKSRPEIQDLANKVAGWFVPAMATVAVLVLVIWIACGMEVLNYDAGKSVGNAITYAVATLAVACPCALGLAVPMVLVVAGGIAARGGIIIKSADTTEGARKTTDVVFDKTGTITEAELAVTEQVNLNGDMADNLALAKALVSGGKHPVSAAVEKHLEGQSVKAMPEVVNVQVVPGAGVEADYLDSTLRAGNARWTGADKLDDVSRLQHGGLTTLVVTRNSVPLIVFGLSAQIRPEAVRVISELKSRNINVHLVSGDQIKAVQAVAASIGISPQNVVGERTPPEKRDYVASLMDQGKRVLFCGDGTNDAIAVAQANVGAQMGGGLTSSDVTQGAADVVLLNGLEGIPFLLDISKVSFQRMYFNFVWSAVYNILAITMASGAWVEFRIPPRYAGLGEMVSVVPVILAANSMFFARYFKLKE from the exons ATGGGTGCATCTTGTTGCGGGTCTCAGGCTGAGCATGTTAGTGCCGGCTTGGAGGACCATGGCCACACGCATACTGATCATGGAATCGACTCTCCTTCggttgagcatgatggaTCCAatgaacatgaacatggcCATACTCATGCTGAAGGCGAAGATCACGGGCACGAACATGGAGGATGCTGTGACAGTCACTCCGATGCTTCTAGCATCACTTCACAAGCTTCGACTTGCTGCGGCAGCGAGGAACACTGCAGTG AGAAGTGCATCTATGCCATTGCCGCCCTCGAGTGCAAGAAAGCCTGTGACGACAATCCCGACCACGAAG GCTCCCAGGACCAGCCCCATGAACATGATCATGGCCTTCACAAGACCGACACAGCCTGCGGTACCCATCTCGAAGCTGCTTTCAACCAGTACAGCAGCTACCTCGAACAGATCCGCTGCATCTGCCGAAGCGCCATCGAGCAGGGAATGACATCCCTCGAAACATGCTGCATGAGCACCCGAACGACCCCAACCAAAAAGCATCGAAGCAAACAtgcaaagaagaaggctgcacCTGTCATCCCCGCTTTCAAACCCTCTGGGGCAGGGAGTAAGcaggttgatgttgagaacgcTGCGAATATTGAGACAGTGGGCTTTCTTGTTAGTGGTATGGACTGTACCTCTTGTGCAGACAAGTTGCTCCGGATCTTTGGCAGTATGACTGGTGTTTCTAATGCTCAGGTCAACTTTGTCATGGGCAAAGGAGAGTTCGACGTTGATGCATCTATCACCAATGCTGGAGAGGTACTCAGCTTTGTATCTGGGGCAAGTGGCTTTATGCTTAGCAAGATCATCGGCGGGAATTACTACGTCGATGTTTTGGCTACGACTGCACAGAGCAAGGGGCTTATTGACAATCCACCTTTGGGCGTCACGGATGTTCAGTcgcttgacaagaagacagtGCGTCTCTCTTATGAACCGACTACAATCGGAGCCCGAGACCTGTTGGAGTCAGTTAAAGACAATTGCAATGGCCTGGCTGAACCCCGTGGAGACCCTCAACTCGAAAACAGCCGCCGTCGTCTCTGGGATCAACTCACAAAGACCCTCCTCGCCGCTGCCCTCACCATCCCCGTCGCGGTAGTCTCATGGAGTGAGAACCtcgtcgacaagaagaccGAGGGGATCGTTTCTCTAATCCTGGGTACACTTGTCCAATGCATCGCTATCCCCGAGTTCTACCGCCCTGCTATATCTGCTGTTTGGTACAGTCGAACGGTTGAGATGGACATGCTTGTCGTTGTTAGTATCACCGCTGCTTACGTCTACTCTGTTGTTGCGTTTAGCTTTGAAATGGCGGGTAAACCTCTTGACGAGGGGCAATTCTTCGAGACTAGCACCATGCTTATCACGCTCATCCTCGTTGGTCGCCTCATCGCAGCTTTCGCTCGTGTCCAAGCTGTTTCGGCTGTATCTCTCAGATCTAAGCAGAACAACATTGCTGTGCTCGTCGAGAAGGAAGGGGATCGTGAGATTGAcgctcgtcttcttcaatacGGAGACGTGTTCAAGGTTCTGCCTCACTCGAGAGTCCCTActgatggtgttgtgctCTCTGGCAAGACTGAGGTAGATGAGTCGATGCTTACGGGAGAGACACTGCCTATTGTTAAGCAGAAGGGCAGTGACTTAATTGCGGGTACTGTTAATGGAGACGGTACTGTCACTGTTCAGTTGACGCGTCTTCCTGGGAAGAACACCGTTACCGACATTGCTCAGCTTGTGGAAGAGGCTGCCAAGTCAAGACCTGAGATTCAAGACCTCGCTAACAAAGTCGCTGGCTGGTTTGTCCCCGCCATGGCTACTGTAGctgttcttgtccttgtcataTGGATCGCTTGTGGTATGGAGGTTCTCAACTACGATGCTGGAAAGAGTGTCGGCAACGCTATCACCTACGCAGTGGCTACCCTCGCAGTCGCATGCCCCTGCGCTCTTGGTCTTGCAGTTCCCATggttctcgtcgtcgctggTGGTATCGCAGCTCGAggtggtatcatcatcaaatcgGCTGATACTACTGAGGGAGCACGCAAGACTACCGATgttgtctttgacaagactggtacGATCACCGAGGCCGAGCTCGCTGTGACTGAGCAGGTTAATCTAAATGGGGACATGGCAGATAACCTTGCTttggccaaggctcttgtttctGGAGGTAAACATCCTGTCTCAGCTGCCGTCGAGAAGCATCTAGAAGGACAGTCCGTCAAGGCCATGCCCGAGGTGGTCAATGTTCAAGTTGTTCCAGGCGCTGGAGTCGAGGCTGACTACTTGGACTCAACCCTCAGAGCCGGCAATGCTCGATGGACTGGAGCTGATAAACTGGACGATGTGTCGCGCCTTCAGCATGGTGGTCTCACTACTCTTGTCGTGACTCGTAACTCTGTTCCTCTTATCGTCTTTGGCCTCTCAGCTCAGATCCGCCCAGAAGCAGTGCGAGTTATTTCTGAGCTCAAGTCTCGCAACATCAACGTTCACCTTGTCTCTGGAGAtcagatcaaggctgtcCAAGCTGTGGCAGCATCTATTGGTATCTCTCCCCAGAACGTGGTTGGTGAGCGTACTCCGCCTGAGAAGAGAGACTATGTGGCTTCACTGATGGATCAGGGCAAACGTGTCCTCTTTTGTGGCGATGGCACGAATGACGCTATCGCCGTAGCGCAAGCCAATGTTGGCGCCCAGATGGGAGGTGGTTTGACAAGCAGCGATGTGACACAAGGTGCAGCAGATGTCGTCCTTCTGAACGGCCTTGAAGGGATTCCTTTccttcttgatatcagcaaAGTCTCATTCCAGCGCATGTACTTCAACTTTGTATGGTCTGCTGTTTACAATATCCTGGCGATCACGATGGCTAGCGGCGCTTGGGTTGAATTCAGGATCCCGCCTCGGTATGCAGGTTTGGGAGAGATGGTCAGCGTGGTGCCTGTTATTCTTGCTGCCAACTCAATGTTCTTTGCGCGATACTTTAAGCTCAAGGAATGA